The DNA window AAACAGTTTATTTTACTACGCATTGTCACTCAGTAGATATGactctggtaatccagccttcggttagtctgtaaggtacgctgtgatagggcgccctcaaacattggccaacccctaacagagaggaggccggtgagggcgaaacgtcaggacgtatcttacagtctagccttcggtttactaaaataggtgcaaactaaatctattgttattCAATGTGGaagattacacaagtgagtgataacagttcctctgttgtgcaattctaatcaccctgtgatcaagatagtgtaaacattggaactTGGAAGTCCTAAAACAGTACACtacaagttcatggaactctcaATAAAACTATGcgatgcctccctactgagattATAATTAAACCAAAGTCCATTCTAATCACTactgtatcaacatgttgcaacggttacaatagttttagtttgtgtcataTCTTGGTAAACTcaaaggctcaattaccagaggaATACGAGTCATGAAGTTTGATATTTCAGTTTAAGAAGTACAATTTCTATTTCAGTACATAATATATTCTGCATATAGCAAATAATTGGAAGCACTTCACGAGTACTGGTACCAATTATTAAAAGTATGGGTGTTACATTTCTAGTAACGGTGACAAATGAGACCGGTAACCACAAACCATATATTTATAACACCAGGGATATGACAATATTAGAAATAGCATTCAactaatgaaaatgataatgcacattaccaaaaaaaatctgaaataataGTAAATAAAAAAACCTATAGCACACAACTGGAGGAAGAAAAATAACTTTGTAATAAAGTATAATAGTAtaataaagtataaagtataaTAAAGTATAAATCACAAAACTGAATAGAAACCCCTGTTTTTAACGGAAGTTGTTTACCATAGAAAGGTACTTACAGtatagtgtacattgtacagttgtCATGGTACAGAATGATGTTTACTACACAGGATCAATAAATTACCGAGACATGTTGTTGATTTGGTAAACATTCTACTCGACATGAATAATTTACTATAGACTGGTATTACAGCaagtgtatatttttttgtataaaaactaTGATTTACATGGAAAATCCACATTTTGAATCAAGTCCAAGTTCTTGATATGTGTGAATTTGTTACTGCATATATCTTTAACCTTGAGTATATAAATAGACAACTTGTCAGACTAAATCACCATGGGTCTGTTGTGTAGAGTGATGATGCTGTTACCATTGTACCAATAATTAAATGAAAACCATTCAAGTGGCAACACTTTAATTGCCTCAGTTGTTgtagtagatagatagatagatagatagatagatagatagatagatagatagatagatagatagatagatagatagatagatagcgagagatagattgatagatagatagatagtgaGAGATAgggagatagagatagatagatagatagtgagagagagatagatagatagatagatcgtgagaaagagagagagagagatggatagatagatagatagatagatagatagatagatagatagatagatagatagatagatagatagatagatagatagatagatagatagatagatagatagatagatagatagatagaagcAGTTTTACTGTTTGTAATTGGAAGACAAACATAATGGGCATGGAAGAAGGATGAAATAGTGTATGTGTACGCTCCCCTTGTAAGTTGTATCTTCCCTGAGGAACTTCATATCCTGCAATTAACATTAGGTGAGGCTCAAAACAGTAACCATAAATATGCCTCACTACCCTTTAGCATATATCtatgattgttattttttacatttttacatttctttgATTAATGTACGTTTGAAAAGAGAATCCTATGATTTGACAAAACACACAATTCAGAATCTAATTTACTATTGTTTAATTTGAGAAAATTTCATGAGTTATATGTTTCAATAAAATTCTTACATTGTAACAGCCCTGTCCCCACttgaattgatttgaaatttgtgATTCGGTTTAGTTTAATTGAATCGAAACTACTGAAAAAGTATCAAAATTTTCATAGAGTTTCAAAATCAATCCATGTTGGTGCATGACCAGTGTCTTCCAAGAATTTCACAAAATCTTCTGGTTTCATCCCTGTGGTGGCTGAATTGACCATGGGATGACAGAATACCTTTTCATGTCCACCATCAATTACATCTTTATCTAGTAGAAGCTTGACAGCACCATCCTTGTCATTGTACAAAGCTAGTGGCGTAACGCAACCCTGTCCGACACCTATCTTTTCCACCATCAATGCTTCATCTGCAAACCGAAATCCTCCTGGAGCTCCAACGAACTTTGCAACTTTGGACAAGTTCACCTGTCTGTCGTATCGCGTCGCCAACAGCCACAATAGTCCCTTTTTCTTCTTAGCATAAAGGAAGAAGTTTTTTAAAGCAGGACCATTTAGATGTTGAATGTGTGGTATCATAGCTTCAACTGTAAACACCTGTCAAGcaaaattttgaagaagaaTATCATGATATAATTGGTTAAAAATTCTTAAATAAAAGCATATTACTGATTGTTCATCTGATACACCATAACCATTCTACAAATTTAAACAATTGGTGATTTTACCTTTCTGTTTTTTTCAAAGGACTTTGCTTATTTCATTTGCCTCAATTCTTGGATGATTGTTGAAATTtcgaataatatatatttaagaGCTACttcttttttacttttacaCCCATTAttacttaaatttcaaaataaaacaatatcaaaagaaataaaattcacACGAAATCGCAATTTATTCATCTTGTTAAAACAAGGCTAAATTTTCTGTACTCTAGGTGAAACATGGATTGTATCTTGCACACGCCtgggttcaacaaaaaatatggaatatatattctggtcattctacatcatgacaacgcacatcaatgtcatgacaacgtgtgtctaagtcattggttctgctgtgttcgaaatatgagttaaaacactcaaaattgccACTATTTTCCCTTTATATTACTGcagatggtataattatattattccccaatatttgtcgtcattcagcctgaaaatacttgtgacctaagggtaaTGTCACTACTCACCTAGCAACTTGTAGtaacaagggccccttaggttacttgtattttccttggctgaaccatcaaaaatattggggaataatatctacattgtatgatGCCAAgggttacatgtaattaaagaCCTGCATCAATGCCATGAAAGATTTGTTATTGTTGGCACTTCAGCATagcaattgattgattgattgattgtatgaATGTCTGCAGCAAAAGTTTCAGTTATCAAAGGTGAAATGAATATAGTGCCCTCTTTCACACTAACTGAATATTATCTTCCtgattgcacacacacacaaaactagTATTCTATACACTATGATAATGTTGCTAAGTTACACATGTTTGTGTAAAAACTTCTGTACAAGTGATACCAGCTAAATGGGCCAACCTTAGCTCTGGATAGTGGTGATGTTGATACTCAGACTTAGTCCGAGTACCAACGTCACTGTATCCTGAGCTAAATCCAAGTAATTGTATCACTGTTGCATACTATCCTGAGCTACCGTTAAGTCCAAGTATCGATGTCAGGGTGGTGTATTATCCAGAGCTAGTCCAACCCAAGGTAATGTATATACTGTTGAAACTGTTGATCATTTACAACAGTTACCAATATTTTAAGTCAGAATTGCATGAAACTTGTATTACAAAAGTACACTATAATATCATTGTGTATGTGCGTATGTTCTgatcttatttatttattttatggtTTATTTATAGTACTGGCTGAAATAGCGACAATATAACAATTGTGAAAGTCtttagatttatttttaaaaaaaagaaataagcAAATCAAGGAATGGCTATTTCTTTGGGAATAACATGATTTAGGTGATAAACATATATTCGACtaattttttctgaaattttaatAATATCTTTTTACCTCAGGATGCTCAACTGTGACTATATCATATCCACGTTTTTGAAGTTCTGCTAAAATTTCTTCCTTGCCAGCAGCGGCGGGTTTAGGTGTTGTAGCATCTCCCCCACTGTTCGCAGACGAGCTTTCAGTTTGGCTTTGTTCAGACGACATTCTG is part of the Glandiceps talaboti chromosome 2, keGlaTala1.1, whole genome shotgun sequence genome and encodes:
- the LOC144445421 gene encoding prolyl-tRNA synthetase associated domain-containing protein 1-like is translated as MSSEQSQTESSSANSGGDATTPKPAAAGKEEILAELQKRGYDIVTVEHPEVFTVEAMIPHIQHLNGPALKNFFLYAKKKKGLLWLLATRYDRQVNLSKVAKFVGAPGGFRFADEALMVEKIGVGQGCVTPLALYNDKDGAVKLLLDKDVIDGGHEKVFCHPMVNSATTGMKPEDFVKFLEDTGHAPTWIDFETL